The proteins below are encoded in one region of Metallibacterium scheffleri:
- a CDS encoding PilN domain-containing protein produces the protein MARINLLPWRAERRKQREREFFMQLGAAAAVALVLVIGWSMWMGMRIDNQTDRNAYLQGQITQLKAENEQIKNLDKVRDRLLARKKIIEDLQANRSQMVHLFDELVKRTPPSVRLTSMAQKGEQLTLEGVAQSNAAVADYMRNLEASPWLGAADLQKTEKKAGDSRMPYDFGLTVKLGMPKNAGAAAATSSLASLPIPVVPGAPAGAGMARSPAHAAISAPPAAAASHAGSIKPGAQP, from the coding sequence ATGGCGCGCATCAACCTACTTCCCTGGCGCGCGGAGCGGCGCAAGCAGCGCGAGCGCGAATTTTTCATGCAGCTTGGCGCGGCGGCAGCGGTTGCCCTGGTGCTGGTGATTGGCTGGTCGATGTGGATGGGCATGCGCATCGACAACCAGACCGATCGCAACGCCTACCTGCAAGGTCAGATCACGCAGCTCAAGGCCGAGAACGAGCAGATCAAGAATCTGGACAAGGTGCGTGATCGCCTGCTGGCACGCAAGAAAATCATCGAGGATCTGCAGGCCAACCGCTCGCAGATGGTGCATCTGTTCGACGAACTGGTGAAGCGTACGCCGCCGTCGGTGCGGCTGACCTCAATGGCGCAAAAAGGCGAACAGCTGACGCTCGAAGGCGTCGCGCAGTCCAACGCGGCAGTGGCCGATTACATGCGCAACCTCGAGGCTTCGCCATGGTTGGGCGCGGCCGACTTGCAGAAGACCGAGAAGAAGGCTGGCGATTCGCGCATGCCTTACGATTTCGGACTCACGGTCAAGCTTGGCATGCCGAAAAACGCTGGTGCCGCCGCAGCCACGAGCAGCTTGGCATCGCTGCCAATCCCGGTCGTGCCGGGGGCTCCGGCCGGTGCGGGCATGGCCAGGTCGCCTGCGCATGCGGCGATATCTGCCCCGCCCGCGGCAGCCGCAAGCCACGCTGGTAGCATCAAGCCGGGAGCGCAGCCGTGA
- a CDS encoding pilus assembly protein PilM, producing MGLFTPKSAPLIGVDVSSTAVKVLQLSQAGTRYRVEHYAVEPLPPNAVVEKNIVEVEAVGEAIRRAVARSGSKIRHASAAVAGSAVITRTITMPAELGEDDLESQVQAEANQYIPYPIEEVSLDFEVLGAVKDNPEMVQVLLAASRTENVDMRVAALDMGGLSAKVIDVEAFAMENAFGLIADQLSVSRDSVIALVDIGATMTTLIVLRRQRSIYSREQVFGGKQLTDEIMRRYGLSYEEAGLAKRQGGLPESYEIEVLEPFKEAVIQQVSRLLQFFYASSEHSKVDQVVLAGGSAAIAGLSEMIEEQLGVPCCVANPLASMALAPKVSPQALAQDAPALMIACGLALRSFD from the coding sequence GTGGGCCTGTTTACTCCGAAGTCGGCGCCTCTGATTGGCGTGGATGTCAGTTCGACCGCCGTCAAGGTGCTCCAGCTGAGCCAGGCTGGCACCCGTTATCGCGTCGAGCATTACGCCGTCGAACCGTTGCCGCCCAACGCGGTGGTGGAAAAGAACATCGTTGAAGTCGAGGCGGTGGGTGAAGCCATCCGTCGTGCGGTGGCGCGTTCGGGCAGCAAGATCAGGCACGCATCCGCTGCAGTCGCTGGTTCGGCGGTGATCACACGTACCATCACCATGCCTGCCGAGCTGGGCGAGGACGATTTGGAAAGCCAGGTTCAGGCTGAAGCCAATCAGTACATTCCTTATCCGATCGAGGAAGTCAGCCTCGATTTCGAGGTGCTTGGCGCAGTCAAGGACAACCCCGAGATGGTGCAGGTGCTGCTGGCCGCATCGCGCACCGAAAACGTTGACATGCGCGTGGCCGCGCTGGACATGGGCGGGCTTAGCGCCAAGGTGATCGATGTCGAGGCTTTCGCCATGGAGAACGCCTTCGGTCTGATCGCCGACCAGCTTTCGGTCAGTCGCGACAGCGTGATCGCGCTGGTGGACATTGGCGCCACCATGACCACGCTCATCGTGCTGCGCCGTCAGCGTTCGATCTATTCGCGCGAGCAGGTGTTCGGTGGCAAGCAGCTCACTGACGAAATCATGCGACGTTATGGTTTGTCATACGAGGAAGCCGGCCTGGCCAAACGTCAGGGTGGTCTGCCCGAGTCCTACGAGATTGAAGTGCTGGAGCCTTTCAAGGAAGCGGTGATCCAACAAGTCAGCCGCTTGCTGCAGTTTTTCTACGCCAGCAGCGAGCACAGCAAGGTCGACCAAGTGGTGCTGGCTGGCGGTAGCGCAGCGATCGCCGGGCTCAGCGAAATGATCGAGGAGCAGCTTGGCGTGCCCTGTTGCGTGGCCAACCCGTTGGCCAGCATGGCGCTGGCGCCCAAGGTCTCGCCGCAAGCATTGGCGCAGGATGCCCCCGCGCTGATGATCGCCTGCGGACTCGCGCTGAGGAGTTTCGACTGA